The following proteins are encoded in a genomic region of archaeon CG10_big_fil_rev_8_21_14_0_10_43_11:
- a CDS encoding phosphoenolpyruvate synthase (catalyzes the formation of phosphoenolpyruvate from pyruvate), with product MRMGQEFILWYNQINKTDTPRVGGKTSSLGEMINNVNVPIPEFFAITAHAYQHYIEYSGLHEKITLALNSLDVHSIASLQKTGAKIRRLIRNGSISKELETAIRDAYKKFEKQFGKGLYVAVRSSATAEDLPNASFAGQQETYLNVHGAADLLGKVKDCFASLFTNRAISYREDMGFDHFKVFLSVTVQRMIRSDLASSGVAFTLDPDSGFRNVVFINGSWGLGEYIVQGKVTPDEFVVLKPTNTILSKKLGSKKIKFVRSSKGNSEKKVSKKDREQFVLKDQQITQLADYCTRVENHYKRPMDLEWALDGQSHKLYILQARPETVHALKHEHALEHYALKEESTILVRGKAIGRKIGAGNVRVINSAENIHQFKKGEVLVTTMTDPDWEPIMKIASAIVTDLGGSTSHAAIVSRELGVPAIVGTASASHVLKNGQEVTVDCTGGEGRVWKGMLDFVVKKTKITTIPNTKTKIMVNIGEPDTAFDVAQLPVDGVGLAREEFIIANYIGEHPLHMIAQGRAHVYIDKLAEGIAKIAGAFYPRMVTLRLSDFKTNEYRTLKGGEKYEPEEENPMIGWRGASRYINKTFEPAFRLECKALHKVIYDLKLRNVVIMVPFCRTIKEAKAVLAIMASEGLKREKDGLKIIVMAEIPSNIMMVDEFSELFDGFSIGSNDLTQLTLGMSRDSVLLGKEFDERNPAVLRLIDKLIRDAHKNKKYVGICGQAPSDHPEYAKFLVERGIDSISLNPDVALETKLRVAKLEAKR from the coding sequence GCCAGGAATTTATTTTATGGTACAACCAAATTAATAAAACAGACACGCCGCGCGTTGGCGGAAAAACATCATCACTCGGAGAGATGATTAATAACGTTAACGTGCCCATTCCCGAATTTTTTGCCATCACCGCACACGCATACCAGCATTATATTGAGTATTCCGGGCTTCATGAGAAAATCACCTTAGCACTCAACAGTCTTGACGTGCACAGCATCGCGTCGCTTCAAAAAACTGGCGCAAAAATACGCCGCCTTATTAGAAATGGTTCAATCTCAAAAGAGTTGGAAACGGCGATTCGTGACGCCTACAAGAAATTTGAAAAACAGTTTGGCAAGGGATTGTACGTTGCGGTTCGCTCATCTGCAACAGCAGAAGACCTTCCCAATGCGAGTTTTGCAGGACAACAGGAAACGTATCTTAACGTGCATGGAGCAGCTGATTTGCTTGGAAAAGTGAAGGATTGTTTTGCCTCGCTTTTTACGAATCGCGCGATTAGTTATCGTGAAGACATGGGTTTTGACCATTTCAAAGTTTTTTTGTCCGTTACGGTTCAGCGCATGATTCGCAGCGACCTTGCATCGTCAGGAGTTGCGTTTACGCTTGACCCTGATTCGGGTTTTAGAAATGTGGTGTTTATCAATGGAAGCTGGGGTCTTGGCGAGTACATTGTGCAAGGTAAAGTAACGCCCGACGAGTTTGTTGTGCTCAAACCAACAAACACAATTCTCTCAAAGAAGCTTGGAAGCAAAAAAATAAAGTTTGTGCGCTCAAGCAAAGGCAATAGTGAAAAGAAGGTTTCTAAAAAAGACCGCGAGCAGTTCGTGCTCAAAGACCAGCAGATTACGCAGCTTGCGGATTATTGTACGCGTGTTGAAAACCATTACAAGCGGCCTATGGATTTGGAGTGGGCGTTAGACGGGCAGTCGCATAAACTCTACATCCTGCAAGCCAGACCAGAAACAGTTCATGCTTTAAAACATGAACACGCTCTTGAACATTACGCGCTCAAAGAAGAAAGCACGATTCTTGTGCGCGGAAAAGCAATTGGCAGAAAGATTGGTGCAGGAAACGTGCGTGTTATCAACAGTGCTGAGAACATTCACCAATTCAAAAAAGGTGAAGTGCTTGTTACTACCATGACTGACCCTGATTGGGAGCCCATCATGAAAATTGCGTCAGCAATCGTAACTGACCTTGGCGGCTCAACAAGCCATGCTGCAATTGTGTCACGCGAGCTTGGGGTGCCTGCAATTGTAGGAACTGCGTCAGCGTCTCACGTGCTCAAAAATGGTCAAGAGGTCACGGTTGATTGTACTGGAGGCGAGGGTCGTGTGTGGAAGGGCATGCTTGACTTTGTAGTGAAGAAAACAAAGATTACTACTATTCCAAACACAAAGACAAAGATTATGGTAAACATTGGCGAGCCTGACACTGCGTTTGACGTTGCCCAACTGCCTGTTGACGGGGTGGGTCTTGCGCGTGAAGAATTTATTATTGCAAACTATATTGGTGAGCATCCTCTTCATATGATAGCGCAAGGACGCGCGCACGTCTACATTGATAAGCTTGCTGAGGGTATTGCAAAAATTGCTGGCGCGTTCTATCCCCGCATGGTCACGCTTCGGCTCTCTGATTTTAAAACAAATGAGTATCGCACGCTCAAAGGGGGTGAGAAGTATGAGCCTGAGGAGGAAAACCCTATGATTGGATGGCGTGGCGCGTCTCGCTACATCAATAAAACGTTTGAACCAGCGTTTCGTTTAGAATGCAAGGCATTGCACAAAGTCATATATGATTTGAAGCTTAGAAACGTGGTTATCATGGTCCCGTTCTGTCGCACTATCAAAGAAGCAAAAGCAGTGCTTGCCATTATGGCAAGTGAAGGGCTGAAGCGCGAAAAAGACGGGCTTAAAATCATTGTTATGGCTGAAATTCCGTCAAACATTATGATGGTTGACGAGTTTAGCGAACTTTTTGACGGGTTTAGCATTGGCTCAAATGACTTAACTCAGCTCACGCTTGGCATGAGCAGAGATAGTGTCTTGCTTGGCAAAGAATTTGATGAACGAAACCCAGCAGTGCTGCGCTTGATTGACAAACTGATTCGTGACGCGCACAAAAACAAGAAGTATGTGGGCATTTGCGGGCAAGCGCCGTCAGACCATCCTGAATACGCAAAATTCCTTGTTGAGCGCGGTATTGATTCTATCTCGCTTAATCCCGATGTGGCGCTTGAAACAAAACTTCGCGTAGCAAAACTTGAGGCAAAGCGCTAA